The Halomicronema hongdechloris C2206 genome includes a window with the following:
- a CDS encoding zinc ribbon domain-containing protein encodes MAYTCDLGSGQRIYLSNAGADTIITLASSSAGQQQQASSRFQVGAWTQPPEMYRRGANVFIKLSTAQGDHYLQLQGNQMGALGSAPDLSNCQQMGMQQAAAPATPSIPDMEPMQPMQPMQPMQPMQPMTMGDMQMNTQPMQMRMGNMAMSMGESGQNRPANADTSAGNRRFCTQCGQPVSPSDRFCGQCGHQLQ; translated from the coding sequence ATGGCATATACCTGTGACCTAGGCAGCGGCCAGCGGATTTACCTCAGCAACGCCGGTGCCGACACCATCATCACCCTGGCCTCCAGCAGTGCGGGTCAGCAGCAACAAGCGAGCAGTCGCTTCCAGGTCGGCGCCTGGACCCAGCCTCCAGAAATGTATCGCCGTGGGGCCAATGTCTTCATCAAGCTATCGACAGCCCAGGGCGATCACTACCTACAGCTGCAAGGCAACCAGATGGGAGCCTTGGGGTCAGCCCCCGACCTGAGCAATTGTCAGCAAATGGGCATGCAGCAGGCGGCAGCCCCAGCCACCCCATCGATTCCCGACATGGAACCGATGCAGCCGATGCAGCCGATGCAGCCGATGCAGCCAATGCAGCCCATGACCATGGGAGACATGCAGATGAATACCCAACCGATGCAAATGCGCATGGGGAACATGGCCATGAGCATGGGCGAGTCAGGGCAGAATCGCCCGGCCAATGCCGATACCAGTGCCGGCAATCGTCGCTTCTGCACCCAATGTGGTCAGCCCGTCAGCCCTAGCGATCGCTTCTGCGGCCAGTGTGGCCATCAACTGCAGTGA
- the ctaD gene encoding cytochrome c oxidase subunit I has translation MAQANLSPEATKTPPIEGHPHLPDWKWYDYFTFNIDHKVIGIQYLVLAFIFYLIAGLMAVAMRTELATPDSDFMDPSLYNALLTNHGTIMIFLWIVPAAIGGFGNYLVPLMIGARDMAFPKLNALAFWLNPPAGALLLGSFLFGGAQAGWTSYPPLSVITANTAQSMWILAVVLVGTSSIMGSVNFLVTIWKMRVPSMKWDQLPLFCWAMVATSFLALFSTPVLAAGLILLLFDINFGTGFFQPDAGGNVVVYQHLFWFYSHPAVYLMILPIFGIMSEVIPVHARKPIFGYKAIAYSSLTISIVGLFVWVHHMFTSGTPPWMRIFFTISTLIVAVPTGIKIFSWVATLWGGKIRFTSAMLFAVGLLSMFVFGGLSGVTLGTAPFDIHVHDTYYVVGHFHYVLFGGSVFGIYAGIYHWFPKMTGRMLNETLGRLHFVLTFIGTNLTFAPMHELGMQGMPRRVAMYDPQFVGLNQLATIGAFTLGISVLPMLINVIWSWSRGPKAGGNPWNALTLEWTTPSPPPVENWTILPAVTHGPYEYGVGIQPPQPDQPALDEA, from the coding sequence ATGGCTCAAGCGAATCTTTCTCCCGAAGCCACGAAGACGCCCCCAATTGAAGGGCATCCCCATCTGCCAGACTGGAAATGGTATGACTATTTCACCTTCAATATCGATCACAAGGTGATCGGCATCCAGTACCTGGTGCTGGCCTTTATCTTCTATTTGATTGCTGGCTTGATGGCCGTGGCCATGCGCACCGAATTGGCCACGCCAGATTCCGACTTCATGGATCCGAGTCTGTACAATGCCCTGCTGACCAACCACGGCACCATCATGATTTTCCTGTGGATTGTGCCAGCGGCCATCGGCGGCTTCGGCAATTATTTGGTGCCGTTGATGATCGGGGCTCGAGACATGGCCTTTCCCAAGCTGAATGCCTTAGCATTCTGGCTCAACCCACCAGCTGGAGCTCTCCTACTCGGTAGTTTTCTCTTCGGGGGGGCCCAGGCAGGCTGGACCTCCTATCCTCCCCTCAGCGTGATTACCGCCAATACGGCCCAGTCGATGTGGATCCTAGCCGTCGTACTGGTGGGGACCTCCTCGATTATGGGCTCCGTCAACTTCTTGGTCACCATCTGGAAGATGCGGGTGCCTAGCATGAAGTGGGATCAACTGCCCCTGTTTTGCTGGGCCATGGTGGCTACGTCATTTTTGGCCCTCTTCTCCACGCCGGTGTTAGCGGCAGGGCTGATTTTACTGCTGTTTGACATCAACTTCGGCACTGGCTTCTTCCAACCCGATGCCGGTGGCAATGTGGTGGTATACCAGCATTTGTTCTGGTTTTACTCCCACCCGGCGGTGTATCTGATGATTTTGCCCATCTTCGGTATCATGTCGGAGGTGATCCCGGTCCATGCCCGCAAGCCCATCTTTGGCTATAAGGCCATTGCCTATTCCTCTTTGACGATTTCCATCGTGGGGCTGTTTGTGTGGGTACACCACATGTTCACCAGCGGCACCCCTCCCTGGATGCGGATCTTCTTTACCATCTCCACCCTGATTGTGGCCGTGCCGACGGGCATTAAGATCTTCAGCTGGGTGGCCACGCTGTGGGGCGGCAAGATTCGCTTCACCAGTGCCATGTTGTTTGCCGTTGGCCTGCTGTCGATGTTCGTCTTCGGCGGCCTCAGCGGCGTTACTTTGGGCACGGCTCCCTTCGACATCCACGTCCACGACACCTATTACGTGGTGGGTCATTTTCACTATGTGCTGTTTGGCGGCTCGGTCTTCGGCATCTATGCCGGTATCTACCACTGGTTCCCCAAGATGACTGGGCGCATGCTGAATGAGACCCTAGGCCGACTGCACTTTGTCCTGACGTTCATCGGCACCAACCTGACCTTCGCACCCATGCACGAATTGGGCATGCAGGGCATGCCTCGACGGGTGGCCATGTACGATCCGCAGTTTGTCGGGCTGAATCAGCTGGCCACAATCGGGGCATTCACCCTGGGCATTTCAGTGCTGCCGATGTTGATCAACGTAATCTGGAGTTGGAGCCGCGGTCCCAAGGCGGGAGGCAATCCCTGGAATGCCCTGACCCTGGAGTGGACCACGCCCTCCCCGCCACCGGTGGAGAACTGGACGATATTGCCGGCGGTCACCCATGGTCCCTACGAGTATGGGGTGGGCATTCAGCCTCCCCAACCGGATCAGCCAGCCTTAGATGAGGCATGA
- a CDS encoding YciI family protein gives MAKYVLWGRYCENVLEKRQPYREAHLQGLKQQQAQGILVSLGPTVDNTHVFGIYEAADEATVRQLVEADPYWQHGIWTDYQVYKWNQVF, from the coding sequence ATGGCTAAATACGTGCTTTGGGGGCGTTACTGTGAAAACGTGCTGGAAAAACGCCAGCCTTACCGAGAGGCCCACCTGCAGGGCCTGAAGCAGCAGCAAGCGCAGGGAATTCTGGTATCCCTGGGTCCCACTGTCGACAATACCCATGTCTTTGGCATCTATGAGGCTGCGGACGAGGCGACGGTGCGGCAGTTGGTCGAGGCGGACCCTTACTGGCAGCATGGCATCTGGACCGACTATCAGGTTTACAAGTGGAACCAAGTCTTTTGA
- a CDS encoding HIT domain-containing protein yields MTTFQLHPQLLAECHQLGRLSHCQLLLHKNAAVLWFILVPDTEITDLLELPPEEAQAVLEECRQVARYIKQQAGYAKINFGAIGNLVPQLHLHVIGRRPEDPCWPQPVWGHLKAQEGYADRDIAAIKTAVLEVGE; encoded by the coding sequence ATGACGACATTTCAGCTTCATCCGCAACTGCTGGCAGAGTGCCATCAATTGGGTCGACTCTCTCACTGTCAGCTGTTGCTGCACAAAAATGCAGCGGTGCTCTGGTTCATTCTGGTGCCCGACACCGAGATCACCGATCTGCTAGAGCTACCGCCGGAGGAAGCCCAGGCCGTCTTAGAGGAGTGCCGCCAGGTGGCCCGCTACATCAAGCAGCAGGCTGGCTATGCCAAGATCAATTTCGGCGCCATCGGCAATCTCGTGCCCCAGCTGCATTTGCATGTGATCGGCCGCCGCCCTGAGGATCCCTGCTGGCCTCAGCCGGTGTGGGGACACCTGAAGGCGCAAGAGGGCTATGCTGACCGCGATATTGCTGCTATTAAGACAGCCGTATTGGAGGTGGGCGAGTAG
- a CDS encoding CHAT domain-containing protein, which translates to MALFEQSAAHWQSQPDAPQAALKRGLALFYLGRAQYFIADNAKYRQPDWARAVTPLQECLRVFDQAGRPDLVAQGITQLERTLRRLARWDDLHELAQRSLALHQTYGPPSKLAQDYGHLAAVALQQHRWPAAAAYARQALDTLPPRPSSWRILFLKTLANAEYAAAEVAAATEHLQAARALGVMEHPKLYSDVLALLQQCLRDQRQYLEAFTIKRQRLAIEKQYGLRAFIGAGRLRAQRTEQQATVRSEPQTLEDIAPEITASGRSRDLNQLLNRIAGKTHKLLVLHGTSGVGKSSLVNGGLLPALQGRALDNRDNLPVLIRQYTDWPQELATRLDQALALLPAPRLRPQSLPSPATDPTPRPPATSLRANSSLATRHSSLLTTLRRCEAATLRPVFIFDQFEEFFFAHSDPLARRDFFQFIADCLELQPSALKIVLSLRQDYLHYLLEAKQLVRLNQLAEGSMARSQLEDILGKQVLYEIGNFAPADAKAIIQQLASGSRIFLEPALIDALVADLAGPLQEVRPIEMQIVGAQLQTEGIQTLDQYRHLGEQPKETLVQRYLEDVVIDCGEENRQLAELVLFLLTDERGTRPLKTKPELLRDLGALGIPITPSPLSPPGRLRQHPITPSPPHPITPPPATNAQDDNLDLVLRILCGSGIGIHLPDSPDDRYQLVHDYLAGVIREHQAPRLEALMAELEEEKRRRLEAESETLVLTEANRKARRRLFWSSGLLAASLVAALLAGTFAGTATNKANRAEQELIAKEQSAQDAEIREREARAELEQAEAEAQQAARDLTRLETQAKISEQEIEAARIQFAQLEQKAATTQRKNQEIQEDLNRATSAIQEIESERERLIQEQEALIKRERQIRNDLNISQEELESIQNELSSSRFQLEEIENDLVANISEVLKLTREQTSHEVTPAILYVNFAPKKDFPQGDEDYSLTLWLITYDGQSIKENIDSVTQEKVLLAIDNIQRGYRRRDLKVLEDLYEWMIDPIEGNLRDLNINNIVFLMDKSIRGRIPIAALYDGEKFFVQKYSFGLMPGLTLSDARYVDLRQSGLLLIGIDAFDEYPELALGPIPYVNLEIDRLSEIWVDKTVLRDQDANYPNVLSVRRRKNHQIVHIATHGGSLANRDNLPQLVLWDRILTPQDISPQDWYSPPVDLLVLSTGELGLERGEYKFGIAGAFLNAGVKSVIADLFYSSDSLYPELMARFYQNLQVAPIRAEALRRAQLFLLREFLNEKVEYEREYNKGSFTIEESLTVEESDIRNIEAWGAGITIIGNPW; encoded by the coding sequence GTGGCCCTGTTTGAGCAGAGTGCCGCCCACTGGCAGAGCCAACCCGATGCCCCCCAGGCGGCCCTGAAGCGGGGGCTGGCCCTGTTTTACCTGGGGCGAGCCCAGTACTTCATCGCCGACAACGCCAAATATCGCCAGCCGGATTGGGCCAGGGCCGTGACTCCCCTGCAGGAGTGTCTGCGGGTGTTCGACCAGGCCGGTCGACCGGATCTGGTGGCCCAGGGCATCACCCAGCTAGAGCGCACCCTGCGCCGGTTAGCGCGTTGGGATGATTTGCACGAGCTGGCCCAGCGGTCCCTGGCCCTGCACCAGACCTATGGCCCCCCCAGCAAGCTGGCCCAAGACTATGGCCATTTGGCGGCTGTGGCCCTGCAGCAACACCGCTGGCCAGCAGCGGCGGCGTATGCCCGCCAGGCCCTCGACACCCTGCCCCCCCGCCCCAGCAGCTGGCGCATTCTGTTTCTCAAGACCCTGGCCAACGCCGAGTATGCCGCGGCAGAGGTGGCCGCCGCTACAGAGCATCTGCAAGCCGCCCGGGCTCTGGGGGTGATGGAGCATCCCAAGCTCTACAGCGATGTGCTGGCCTTGCTGCAACAGTGCCTGCGAGATCAGCGGCAGTACCTAGAGGCCTTCACCATCAAGCGGCAACGGCTGGCCATCGAGAAGCAATACGGCCTGCGGGCCTTCATCGGAGCCGGTCGGTTACGGGCCCAACGCACGGAACAGCAGGCCACGGTGCGCTCAGAGCCCCAAACCCTGGAAGACATCGCCCCGGAAATCACTGCCTCCGGCCGCTCTCGCGATCTGAACCAGCTGCTGAACCGCATCGCCGGCAAGACCCACAAGTTGCTGGTGCTCCATGGCACCTCCGGGGTGGGGAAAAGCTCTCTGGTCAATGGCGGTCTGCTACCGGCCCTGCAGGGTCGGGCCCTGGATAACCGCGACAACCTGCCGGTACTGATCCGCCAATACACCGACTGGCCCCAGGAACTAGCCACCCGCCTAGACCAAGCCCTGGCCCTGCTCCCCGCTCCCCGCCTGAGACCACAATCTCTCCCCTCCCCTGCCACCGATCCCACCCCTCGCCCCCCTGCGACGTCCCTCAGGGCAAACTCGTCACTCGCCACTCGTCACTCGTCACTGCTTACCACCCTGCGCCGGTGCGAAGCCGCCACCCTACGGCCGGTGTTCATCTTCGACCAATTCGAGGAATTCTTCTTCGCCCACAGCGATCCCCTGGCCCGCCGCGACTTCTTTCAATTCATCGCCGACTGCCTGGAACTGCAACCCAGCGCCCTCAAGATCGTCTTGTCCCTGCGGCAGGATTACCTGCACTACCTGCTGGAGGCAAAGCAACTGGTGCGGCTGAACCAGCTAGCCGAAGGCTCCATGGCCCGCTCCCAGCTGGAAGACATCCTCGGGAAACAGGTGCTCTACGAAATCGGCAACTTTGCCCCCGCCGATGCCAAGGCCATCATCCAGCAGCTGGCCTCGGGCTCCCGCATATTTCTGGAACCGGCCCTGATCGACGCTTTGGTGGCGGATCTGGCCGGTCCCCTGCAGGAGGTACGCCCCATCGAGATGCAGATCGTCGGGGCCCAGCTGCAGACGGAGGGCATCCAGACCCTGGACCAGTATCGCCACCTGGGGGAGCAGCCCAAGGAGACCCTGGTGCAGCGCTACCTGGAAGACGTGGTCATCGACTGCGGCGAAGAAAATCGCCAGCTGGCGGAGTTGGTGCTGTTTCTGCTCACCGACGAACGCGGCACCAGACCCCTGAAGACCAAACCGGAACTGCTGCGGGACTTGGGAGCCTTGGGCATCCCCATCACCCCATCACCCCTAAGCCCTCCGGGCAGGCTCCGCCAACACCCCATTACCCCATCACCCCCCCACCCCATCACTCCCCCACCTGCGACGAATGCCCAAGACGACAACCTGGATCTAGTACTGCGTATCCTCTGCGGCTCCGGCATCGGCATTCACTTGCCCGATAGCCCGGATGATCGCTATCAGCTGGTCCATGATTATCTGGCTGGGGTGATTCGAGAGCATCAAGCCCCTCGATTAGAGGCGCTGATGGCAGAACTGGAGGAAGAGAAGCGCAGACGGCTGGAAGCAGAATCTGAAACGTTGGTGCTGACAGAAGCCAACCGCAAGGCAAGACGACGACTGTTCTGGAGTTCAGGATTGCTAGCCGCTTCCCTGGTTGCAGCTCTGCTAGCAGGTACTTTTGCAGGTACTGCAACTAATAAAGCTAATCGAGCAGAACAGGAACTTATCGCCAAGGAACAATCGGCTCAAGATGCTGAGATAAGAGAACGAGAAGCAAGAGCAGAACTAGAACAAGCCGAAGCCGAAGCCCAACAAGCTGCCAGAGATCTGACACGACTAGAAACTCAAGCAAAGATTTCTGAGCAAGAAATTGAAGCAGCTAGGATTCAGTTTGCTCAGCTTGAGCAGAAAGCTGCGACAACTCAGCGAAAAAATCAAGAAATCCAGGAAGACTTAAATAGGGCTACATCAGCCATTCAAGAGATAGAAAGTGAGCGGGAGAGATTAATACAAGAGCAAGAAGCTCTTATTAAGCGTGAAAGACAGATTCGCAATGATCTTAACATCTCGCAGGAGGAGCTAGAGTCTATTCAAAATGAGCTGTCTAGTAGTCGGTTTCAGTTAGAGGAGATAGAAAATGACTTGGTTGCCAATATATCTGAGGTCTTAAAACTCACCAGAGAGCAAACTAGTCATGAGGTTACGCCAGCAATTCTCTATGTGAACTTTGCACCTAAAAAGGACTTCCCGCAAGGAGATGAGGACTATAGTTTAACACTTTGGCTGATCACTTATGATGGTCAATCTATCAAGGAAAACATTGATTCAGTGACTCAAGAAAAAGTCCTTTTGGCCATTGACAATATTCAACGAGGATATCGAAGGCGTGACTTAAAGGTCCTAGAAGATCTATACGAATGGATGATCGATCCTATTGAGGGCAACCTAAGGGATTTAAATATAAACAATATAGTTTTTCTGATGGACAAGAGTATAAGAGGAAGGATTCCAATAGCAGCACTCTATGATGGAGAGAAATTTTTCGTTCAAAAATATAGTTTTGGATTGATGCCAGGATTGACTTTGTCTGACGCTAGATATGTCGACTTAAGACAATCTGGCTTACTTCTAATAGGCATAGATGCTTTTGATGAATATCCAGAGCTAGCTTTAGGTCCAATACCATATGTCAACTTAGAAATCGATAGATTGTCAGAGATTTGGGTGGACAAGACAGTCCTGCGAGATCAAGATGCTAACTATCCTAATGTTCTGAGTGTTAGAAGGCGCAAGAATCACCAAATAGTGCATATTGCTACCCACGGAGGATCTCTGGCGAATCGAGACAATTTACCTCAACTGGTTCTATGGGATAGAATTCTGACTCCACAAGATATATCTCCCCAGGACTGGTATAGTCCACCAGTTGACCTATTAGTATTGAGCACCGGAGAATTGGGTCTTGAAAGAGGAGAATATAAATTTGGAATCGCAGGTGCTTTTCTCAATGCAGGTGTCAAATCAGTTATCGCAGACTTGTTCTATTCAAGTGATTCTCTATATCCCGAATTAATGGCAAGATTTTATCAAAATCTACAAGTAGCCCCAATCAGGGCTGAAGCCCTGCGAAGAGCTCAATTGTTCCTTCTTAGAGAATTTTTAAATGAAAAAGTTGAGTACGAAAGAGAATACAATAAGGGTTCTTTTACTATAGAAGAAAGTTTAACAGTCGAAGAAAGTGATATTAGAAATATTGAGGCTTGGGGTGCGGGAATTACAATCATTGGAAATCCTTGGTAA
- a CDS encoding cytochrome c oxidase subunit 3: MQGTVDSQPAASTATAAHHHEEHPDLRVLGLITFLASEFLMFCGFFAVYLIYRSALAEWPPEETEVELLLPAVNTVILVSSSLVIHWGDTAIKQGDVAGLRKWYIVTALMGTVFLGGQIYEYATLGYGLRTNLFSNCFYLMTGFHGLHVFIGLLLILGVLWRSRRPGHYNANKHTGVEMAEIYWHFVDIVWIVLFTLIYILTLF, encoded by the coding sequence ATGCAAGGTACCGTCGACTCTCAGCCAGCTGCTTCCACAGCCACAGCAGCCCATCATCACGAAGAGCATCCTGATTTGCGAGTGCTGGGGCTGATTACGTTTTTGGCCTCGGAATTTCTCATGTTCTGTGGCTTCTTTGCCGTCTATTTAATCTATCGCTCGGCCTTGGCGGAGTGGCCACCGGAAGAAACGGAGGTGGAGCTGCTGTTGCCTGCCGTTAACACGGTGATTCTGGTGTCCTCCAGTCTTGTCATTCACTGGGGAGATACGGCCATCAAGCAAGGCGATGTAGCGGGCCTGCGTAAGTGGTATATCGTCACCGCCCTGATGGGAACGGTATTCCTAGGTGGTCAAATCTATGAGTACGCCACCCTGGGTTATGGTCTTCGTACTAATCTGTTCAGCAACTGCTTCTACTTGATGACCGGCTTCCACGGTCTCCATGTATTCATTGGCTTACTGCTAATCTTGGGTGTGCTGTGGCGGTCGCGTCGCCCGGGTCATTACAACGCCAACAAGCACACTGGCGTCGAAATGGCCGAAATCTATTGGCACTTCGTAGACATCGTCTGGATTGTTCTGTTTACGCTGATCTATATCCTGACGTTGTTTTGA
- a CDS encoding AI-2E family transporter, translating to MKLPDWISLVCLVIALIILWQFRQIVLLIFASMVIAIALNSLVRKLMRWFRWPRGRAVFVALGLTFLASLVFVGLVVPLFVTQFEELLELIPTGFDQIRDWLNLLAQNPPDWFPQQDVQVPDYADLIQQVGSIGSRVFGNFFNFFSSSVAILLQLLLVIALTLMFLTDPPAYRHLLLRLLPSWYRRRANDILAKCEVALLNWLGGVGFNSAFVAILSFTGLVLLGVPYAFAHAVLAGLFNFIPNIGPAISAVFPVIVALLQSPGKSVAVLVLYVLIQNLESYWFSPMMMQKQVSLLPAATLIAQIFFATFLGPLGLILALPMAVISKVWIEEAWIIDVLEQGKPEAAMAIDEAKEAADSHP from the coding sequence GTGAAACTCCCCGACTGGATTAGCCTGGTTTGCCTAGTCATTGCCCTGATCATCCTGTGGCAATTCCGGCAGATCGTGCTGCTAATTTTTGCCTCCATGGTCATCGCCATCGCCCTCAATAGCTTGGTGCGCAAGCTGATGCGATGGTTCCGCTGGCCCCGGGGACGGGCCGTGTTCGTGGCCCTAGGGCTGACCTTCCTGGCCAGCTTGGTCTTTGTGGGCTTAGTGGTTCCCCTCTTTGTCACTCAGTTTGAGGAACTCCTAGAGCTGATTCCCACCGGGTTCGATCAAATTCGTGACTGGCTCAACCTACTGGCCCAGAATCCCCCCGATTGGTTTCCCCAGCAGGACGTCCAGGTGCCCGACTATGCCGACTTGATTCAACAGGTGGGCAGCATCGGCAGCCGAGTCTTCGGCAATTTCTTCAACTTCTTCTCCAGCTCCGTCGCCATTTTGCTGCAGCTGCTGCTGGTGATCGCCCTCACCCTGATGTTTTTGACCGATCCCCCGGCCTACCGACACCTGTTACTGCGCCTGTTGCCGTCCTGGTATCGCCGTCGGGCCAACGACATTCTGGCCAAGTGTGAAGTGGCCTTGCTGAACTGGCTGGGAGGCGTCGGCTTCAACTCTGCCTTTGTCGCCATCCTCAGCTTTACCGGGCTGGTGCTGTTGGGGGTGCCCTATGCCTTTGCCCATGCTGTGCTGGCAGGGCTATTTAACTTCATTCCCAACATCGGCCCAGCCATCAGCGCCGTGTTCCCCGTGATTGTGGCCCTGCTGCAGTCACCCGGCAAGTCGGTGGCCGTGCTCGTTCTCTACGTGCTGATTCAGAACCTGGAGAGCTACTGGTTCAGCCCCATGATGATGCAGAAGCAGGTGTCCCTGCTGCCGGCTGCCACCCTGATCGCCCAGATCTTCTTTGCCACCTTTCTAGGTCCCTTGGGCCTGATCTTGGCCCTGCCCATGGCGGTGATCAGCAAGGTCTGGATCGAAGAAGCCTGGATCATCGATGTGTTAGAGCAGGGGAAGCCCGAGGCCGCCATGGCAATCGACGAGGCTAAAGAAGCCGCAGACTCGCACCCCTAA
- a CDS encoding cytochrome c oxidase subunit II — translation MKQIPASLLTLVIGVVVTLISLWVGQNHGWLPEQASEQAVLVDDFFNVMVVIATALFLVVQGAILFALFQFRQRQGDTTDGEPIEGNLPLEAFWTAIPAVIVIGLGTYSVYVFQEMGGFNPGLQEANSQGTMVAQVMDEQVSDVGAPLVDHGAADKQVAGNYGFGASPMKEGNTPDLTVEVKGLQYAWIFTYPDSGIVDGELHVPANQDVLLNISSQDVIHSFWVPQFRLKQDAIPGEETELRFVATKPGTYSVVCAELCGAYHGGMRTQVIVHTPEDFEQWRESRVAQAPHQDETVAANPAEMTATDYLAPVSQALNIHTHSLAHLTSEQ, via the coding sequence ATGAAACAAATTCCCGCATCTCTGCTGACCCTGGTAATCGGTGTCGTGGTCACGCTCATCAGCCTTTGGGTCGGGCAGAACCACGGCTGGTTACCTGAGCAAGCCTCAGAGCAAGCCGTCTTAGTCGATGACTTCTTTAATGTCATGGTGGTCATCGCCACAGCTCTCTTTCTGGTGGTCCAGGGCGCCATTCTGTTCGCTTTATTTCAGTTCCGCCAGCGCCAAGGCGACACCACAGATGGCGAGCCCATCGAAGGCAATTTACCCTTAGAAGCCTTCTGGACAGCCATTCCCGCCGTGATTGTCATTGGTCTTGGCACCTACAGCGTCTATGTATTCCAGGAGATGGGAGGCTTTAATCCTGGTCTGCAGGAAGCCAACAGCCAAGGCACCATGGTGGCCCAAGTCATGGATGAGCAGGTTAGCGATGTCGGGGCTCCCCTCGTCGACCATGGCGCCGCCGACAAGCAAGTTGCCGGCAATTATGGGTTTGGTGCTTCTCCTATGAAAGAGGGCAACACGCCTGATCTCACCGTTGAGGTCAAAGGCCTCCAATACGCCTGGATCTTCACCTATCCCGACAGTGGCATCGTCGATGGCGAGCTGCATGTGCCGGCGAATCAGGATGTGCTGTTGAATATTTCCAGCCAGGATGTGATTCACTCCTTCTGGGTGCCGCAGTTTCGGCTGAAGCAAGATGCCATCCCCGGTGAGGAGACCGAACTCCGGTTCGTGGCAACGAAGCCAGGTACCTATTCGGTAGTCTGTGCCGAACTGTGTGGGGCCTATCATGGCGGCATGCGCACTCAGGTCATTGTCCACACTCCCGAGGATTTCGAGCAATGGCGAGAGAGCCGCGTTGCTCAGGCACCCCATCAGGACGAGACCGTGGCCGCTAATCCGGCAGAGATGACAGCGACTGACTATTTAGCCCCCGTTAGCCAAGCCCTAAATATCCATACCCATTCCCTCGCCCATCTTACGTCCGAGCAATAA
- the vap15 gene encoding type II toxin-antitoxin system VapB15 family antitoxin, with translation MTTNIYQLPLNFDQILMLVRQLSESEKIKLGQELEKELRNQKLSQLLDAFRTNELSMEDITAEVEAVREELHARPQSP, from the coding sequence ATGACCACTAATATTTATCAACTTCCTTTGAACTTTGACCAAATCCTAATGCTCGTCAGGCAGCTCTCTGAGTCCGAAAAAATTAAGCTCGGTCAAGAACTAGAAAAAGAGCTGAGAAACCAAAAGTTGTCTCAGCTACTCGATGCTTTTCGTACCAATGAGCTGTCAATGGAAGATATTACTGCAGAAGTTGAAGCCGTGAGGGAAGAACTTCATGCCCGGCCACAGTCCCCTTAA
- a CDS encoding carboxypeptidase-like regulatory domain-containing protein produces MQPRLLWLPILLAVVGLPAKALAHAVETHYVLDDVLEFQSTYSTGEPMAEATVEIYAPNNSEEPWLVTTTDELGRFSFLPDASLPGDWDVVIRQEGHGDILTVPVEADGGIDVDAIVNRLSQDIHYAATPALLASSTAVGLGGIALAFSRRRRMSDE; encoded by the coding sequence ATGCAACCACGATTACTCTGGTTACCCATCTTGCTGGCGGTCGTCGGGCTACCGGCTAAGGCCCTGGCCCATGCCGTCGAAACCCACTACGTCCTCGACGATGTCCTCGAGTTTCAATCCACCTACAGCACCGGCGAGCCTATGGCCGAGGCTACGGTCGAGATCTATGCTCCCAACAACTCCGAGGAACCCTGGCTGGTCACCACCACCGATGAGCTGGGACGCTTTTCCTTCTTGCCCGATGCCTCTCTACCCGGCGACTGGGATGTCGTCATTCGCCAAGAGGGCCACGGCGATATTCTCACAGTGCCTGTAGAAGCCGACGGCGGCATTGATGTCGACGCCATCGTCAATCGGCTCTCCCAAGATATTCACTACGCCGCTACCCCGGCCCTGCTAGCCAGCTCCACGGCAGTCGGCCTAGGGGGCATTGCCCTGGCCTTCAGCCGTCGCCGTCGAATGAGTGACGAGTGA